The Candidatus Schekmanbacteria bacterium genome has a segment encoding these proteins:
- a CDS encoding DUF2130 domain-containing protein, which translates to QNEKADIAIIVSNALPKDIDSFGQIDGIWVTDDRNALNLASVLRVNLIQLAYVRRSSEGKDEKINILYNYLSSPEFAQRVESLVRSFKAMKDELEQEKRSITKQWAKREKHIELAIQNTSRMFGEIEAIIGNALPEIKLLELPGNGNAEEDEDY; encoded by the coding sequence CAAAATGAAAAAGCAGACATTGCCATAATTGTGAGCAACGCGCTTCCGAAAGACATCGATTCTTTTGGTCAAATAGACGGCATATGGGTTACCGATGACCGCAACGCCCTGAATCTTGCATCTGTGCTTCGCGTGAACCTCATACAACTTGCCTATGTAAGACGCTCATCAGAGGGTAAAGACGAAAAGATAAATATCCTCTACAATTATCTTTCAAGCCCAGAATTTGCCCAAAGAGTAGAATCATTAGTCCGTTCCTTCAAGGCTATGAAAGATGAACTCGAGCAGGAAAAAAGATCAATCACTAAACAATGGGCAAAAAGAGAAAAACATATAGAGCTTGCAATACAAAACACTTCCAGAATGTTTGGTGAAATCGAGGCAATCATTGGGAATGCACTGCCTGAAATAAAATTGCTTGAGCTTCCCGGCAATGGCAATGCAGAGGAGGATGAAGACTATTAA